The region AGTCCCAGTCCTGGCACCAGGATCACCCGGGGGCTGGTGTCCAGCTTGACGAAGGTCCGACCGCGCGCCTGCGCCTGGGCGGCGAAGTAGTCGTCATAGCGCTGCCGGAAGGCCGCCACCGCGCCCCCCACCGCGGCCATCGTCCCGGCCTCGTCCTCCCGGCCTGAAAGCTCCAGGAACAACGGCCGATTCTTGGTGCGGATGACATGGTCCGGGGTCACAACGCCGGTGGTGAGCAGGGAAAACGCCTGGGGATGCGCCAGGGCGGCCTTCACCTCTGGCCCATGCCGCCAGGCCAGAAGCCAGGTTTGCCGGCGACCGCCGGCCGCCGGATTCGCCAGCGCCCCCCGCAGGATGGGCAGCACGAGATCAGGATCCAGGGCGGACGCGCCGGGGATGAGGGCGGGGGCCGGCCGGCGGCGGGCGGCGATGAAGGCCTCGGCCCGGCTGACCACCTGGATCATCCGCTCGTACGCCTCGCGGGCGGTGCCGCCAAAGGTGAACAGGCCATGGTGGGCCAGGACCAGGGCCTCCATCCCGGGGCGGGCCGCGTACAGCTCCGCCACCGCCTTGGCCAAGGGAAATCCCGGCATGATGAAGGGCAGGATGCCCACCTCCGGACCCAGGGCCTCGGACACCAGCTCCGCGGCATGGGGCTGGTTGGTGAGAACCAGGATGGCGTCGGCGTGGGTGTGATCCACAAAGGCATGGGGCAAAAAGGCATGCACCAGGGTCTCGATGGAAGGGGTGGGGGCCTTGGCATCGAGAAGATGGGTGCGGAAGGCGTTGACCATGGCCTCGTCGTCCAGCCGGTCCAGGGCCCGCAGGCGCCGCAGATACGCCAGGTCCACCGCGGCGAAGCCCTGGGGCTCAATCGAGGCCAGATCCCAGCCGCTGCCCTTGACCCAGATCACCTCCTGCTCCTCTCCCAACAGGCTTGTGACCCGACCTTTGACCGAGGTGTTGCCGCCGCCGTGCAGGACCAGGCCCGGCTCGGCGCCCAGCAGCCGCGAGGTGTAGACCCGCAAAGCCAGCTCGGGCGGCTCGGCGGCATACTGGCTCGCGAGCTGGGCTGCCACGGCCTCGTCGTATCGGTTGTCCATGGTGTCTCCCCAGGCTGAAGGAAGGTCTCGCCGGGCAGGGGGAATCTTTCAGATGCCGGCAAACACCCGGCGGTGCCGCCCGAAAGCCGCATCCGCCAGGCGGGAAAGCCGGCCGCGCACCGCCGCCAGCTGCGGCAATGCCGGCACCACGGGGAAGATCTCCTCCAGGGGGACCACCGGCGTGAGGAGCAGACGGCGATCCAACTCGTCCGCCGGCGCACAGGTGCCGGGCACCGCCAACCCCCCTGCCAGCTGGCCACACTCCAGGCTGCGCAGGAACTGCAGGATCTCGCCCAGGTCGTTTTGCCGGTAGAACTGGACGATCTCCTCGTTGATCAGCTCCCGTTGCGCGGCCAGATTGTCCAGCCCCTCCCGGTAGGCGGCCACATCCTTCGCCAGCTGGTCGTAGCTTAAGAAAACCAGACGCCGGAAACGGCCGCGCTGGGTGAAGCCCCGCAGGACAAAGCCCCGAAGCAGCCGCTCCTGGAGCTGCCGCGACTCCCGGAAATAGGGGTCATAGCAGACCAGCTGTTCCAGACCGACGACAGCCAGAAAGCTCTGGATGAGGTCCTCATCCCGCAGCAAGATGTAGAGCCGGGCCAGATCGGTGCACAGGCTCTGCTCCAGGGTGAGGGTGTGCTCGCGGACCTGGCCGGCAAAGGCGGCCTTGTCCTCCTCGATGAGCTTGCGCTGTCCGAAAAAGCGCTCGGCCAGCTCCCGCTTGAGCTGGCAGGTGAGGGCCAGCCCGATGTCGGGCTCCATGCGCCAGGCCACGCATCCCCGGTCCCCGGGCCACAGGTAACACCCGGGAAACCTTATCGGTTTGCACTTGACACCAGAGGGGCTTCCCAGAATACTTAGGCCCTGTGATCATAGCCCCCCGAGGGACGCGATCGCCCCCCTGTGGACGGCATTATATACCGTGTTGCTGGAGGCCGCGCACCCCCCTTTCGGTTGGCCGGCTGTGGCCGCGATCCCTTGGGGGCACCGCCGGCCCCGGAGGCGAGGCGTGAGCCTGCCGGTGCGAGGGCACAAGAGCGTCATGGCGACCTCCTATCCTTCCGAGAGTGTCCGCCGGGTCAAGGAGGCGGCAGACATCGTCGAGGTGGTTGCGGGCCATGTGGCCTTGAAGAGGACCGGCGGCTCGTACAAGGGGCTTTGCCCTTTTCACGGCGAGAAAACCCCCTCCTTCGTGGTGCACCGGGAGCGCGGATTCTACCATTGCTTTGGCTGCGGCGAAGGGGGAGACGTCATCGCCTTTGTCATGAAGCAGCAGGGGTTGAGCTTTCCTGAGGCGGTGCGGGAGCTGGCCCAGCGCTTCCACGTTCCTTTGCCAGCAGAAGAAGCAGGCGACGACGGCCGGGAGCGGCGCCTGCGCGCCGCCCTCTATGAAGCCAACCGCAAGGCCGCGGAGCTGTTCCGGCGCCTGCTGTTGGGCCCGCCGGGCGCAGCCGGCCGCCGCTACCTGGCCGAGCGGGGCATTCCCGGCGCCCTCGGCGAGCGGTTCGGCCTGGGCTTTGTGCCGGACCGCTGGGACACCCTGGTCAAGGAGGCTCCCCGTCTCGGGCTGGACCCCGAAACGCTGCTCGCCGCAGGCCTGGTCAGCCGTCACGAAACGGGTCGGCTCTATGACCGCTTCCGCGGCCGCCTGATCTTCCCGATCTTCGATCCCCGGGGCCGGGTGATCGGTTTCGGTGGCCGGATCCTGGGGCCGGGGGAGCCCAAGTATCTCAACAGCCCCGAGACCCTCGTCTTCGACAAGGGCCGAACCCTCTTCGGCCTGTGCCAGACCCAAGCCGCCATCCGCCAGGCAGGCCGTTGCGTCCTGGTGGAGGGCAACTTCGACCTCTTGGCCCTGGTGGCCCATGGCATTGAGGCCGTGGCCGCCCCTTTGGGCACCGCCCTGACCCGGGCTCACCTGCGTCTCTTGCGCAGCCATTGCCAGGAGCTCATTCTGCTGTTCGATGCCGATGCTGCCGGCCTCAAGGCCGCCTTGCGCGCCGTGCCCCTGGTCCTGGCCGAAGGCTTTGAGGCCCGGGTGGGAATCCTGCCCGCGGGTGAGGATCCGGATACCTTCGTCCGCCGCCACGGCCGAGCCGGCCTGGAGGCATGCCTGGCGGCGGCCCAACCTTTGCCGGAGTTCGTCTGCGAGCGGCTGGTGGCCGAGCACGGGCTGTCCATCGCTGGCAAGGGCCGCATCCTCGGGGAGTTGGCGCCGCTGATCCGGGACATGGCCCAGGATCCCATCCGTCGCTCGGTCCTGGTCTCCCATGTCAGCGACCGCCTGAAGTTGGCGCCGGACCAGGTCCTGGCGGCGGTATCCCGGCCCCAGCCCCAGACACTCCCCCCACCACGCCAGTCGGCTGGGCGCCAGGTCGACCTGCCCCTGCAGGAGCGGGAGCTCCTGAACTTCCTCTTGGCCTGCCCCGGCGAGCTCGACCGCCTCGCCGCGGCAGGGGTAGGCGCCGTGTTCAGCTCGGCCGCCGGTCGCGCGATCTGGGAGGCCATGCAGACGGTCCGGCAGCAGGAAGGCTGCCCGGACTGGAGCGCGCTCACCCTGTTGCTGGGGGACGGGCCGGAACGGATCCTGGTGACAGCCGGCCTGGCGGCTGCCCCGGCTTGGACCCCGGAGCTGGCTGCCCAGGCTGCCGCCGAGATGCTCACCCGCCTGGAGCGCCTGCACCTGCGCCAGGAGCGTGATCAGATCCTCACCCGCATCCAGGAGGCGCAGGCTGCCGCCAACGACCGCCTCCTGGCCGAGCTCCTCAAGGCGAAAATGGCCTTGGACCTCCGCCTGGCTTCCCCGCCCGGGGCTGGCGGCCACTTCCACTGAGGACACAACACGAGCCATGCCGGTCCGTCACAAGGACGACGACGAATTCGAAGAGCCGATCCCTCTGGACGACGATGGAGGAGAACCGGCCGCGGCCGACGCCGACGAGGGGGCCATCCTCTTCGAGAGCGAAGAGACCGCCGAGGAGATGCCCCTGGTGGGCGCCTTCCTGGGCGCCGACGAGGAGGGTGGTCTGGCCCTGGCCTACGGCGACGAAAGCACCACCGCCGACGGCGCCCCTCTTCTGGATGCCCTGGACGAGGGTTTTGAGGAGGGGGGTGAGGAAGAAAGCCGGGATGTGGATCCGGTCAAGGTCTACCTGCGGGAGATGGGGGCCGTCCCCCTTCTGACCAGGGACGAAGAGATCGAGATCGCGAAAAGGATCGAAAGCGGCGAGAACCGCGTCCAGAACGCGGTGCTGGCCACCCCCCTGGCTTTGAGCCGGATCAGCAAGCTCGGCCGCCGCCTGCAGGCCGGGGCCCTGGGCGTCAGCGATATCCTCCGGGGCTATGACGACGCCAGCCCTGCCAGGAAGGAAGAGCGCAAGGCCCGCTTCTTCGCCCAGCTGGAGGAGGCGCGCACCCTGGATCAGGAACGGATCGGCCTGTGGCGGCAGTTCCACCAGCCGACCGCCGCCGATCCCGGCCGCCAGAAGAAGATCCGCAAGGAGATCGAGCGGCTGTCAAACCGGATTGTCCAGATCTTCCAGGAGGATCATTTCTGCCCCACCCATGTCAGCGCCATCGTCACCCAGCTCCGGGAGCTGGCCCGGACCTTCGAATCGGTGCATACCGAGGTGCTGCGCATGCGGAGCCTGGACGAGCCCAGCTACCTGGAGGCGCCACCGCCCCCCTCTTCCGAGCTGCTCAAGGTGCTGGAGGAGCGTCACGGCATCAGCTTCGAGAAGTTCCACGCCATCCTCTACAAGATCGATCTGGGCGAAGAAGAGGCGCGCACGGCCCGCAACGAGCTGGTGCGCGCCAACCTGCGCCTGGTGGTCAGCGTGTCCAAGCGCTACGCCAACCGGGGCTTGCAGCTCTTGGACCTCATCCAGGAGGGCAACATCGGCCTGATGAAAGCGGTGGAAAAGTTCGAGTACCGGCGCGGCTACAAGTTCAGCACCTACGCCACCTGGTGGATCCGCCAGGCCATCAGCCGGGCGATCGCCGACCAGGCCCGGACCATCCGCATCCCGGTGCACATGATCGAGACCATCAACCGGCTGGTGAAGGTCTCCCGGGACATCTATCAGGAGGAGGGCCGCGACCCCACTCCGGAGGAGATCGCCGAACGGCTGGAGATGCCGGTGGACAAGGTGCGCAACATTCTCAAGATCGCCCGGGACCCCATCTCCCTGGATTCGCCGATCGGTGACGGCGAGGATTCCTTTCTGGGGGATTTCATCGAGGATCAGGAGTCGATCTCCCCCATCGAGGCGGCCACCCAGAGGGGCCTCAAGGAGAAGCTGCGCTCGGTCCTGGCCTCCCTCACCCCCCGTGAAGAACGGGTGCTACGGCTGCGCTTCGGGATCGACACCCACAGCGATCACACCCTGGAGGAGGTGGGCCGCGATTTCTGCGTCACCCGGGAGCGGATCCGGCAGATCGAGGCCAAGGCCTTGAAGAAGCTCAAGCACCCCAGCCGCACCAAGACGCTGGCCATCTTCCGGAACAACTGATGCCGCCCATTCCTCCCCCTGCCCGGCCAGGGACCATCGGGAAAAGGCCTTGACAGGCCGCCCTGCCATCGGGTAGTTGTTGCCCGCATCTCGGTGTCTGCCGGCCGAGGCGGTTGCTCGTAAGGTCCCTGTTCGCCGGACCGGTTTTTCGCTTCGAGATCCCACGTGCTGATCAATCCCTTGCCCTCGCGCCTGCCTCCCGCTCCCTGGCGGGGCCGTCCCTGGCTGCCGGCCCTCCCGCCATGCCCTCGGTGCACGACTGGCTGACCCTGGCCCTGGTCCCCGGCATGGGGCCGGTGACCATGCGGCGTCTTCTGGAGCGCTTCGGCGATCCGGCGGCGGTGCTGGCCGCCTCCCGGGAGAGCCTGGCCGGGGTGCCGGGGCTGAAGCCGGCCCTGGCTGCGGCAATCGTGACCCAGCCACCCCGCCAGGAGGCGGACCGGATCCTGGCCAGAAGCGCCCGCCTGGGGGCCAGGATTCTGACCTGGGAAGCGGAAGATTATCCGGAGAACCTGCGCACCATCCCGGATCCGCCGCTGGTGCTGCACATCCTGGGCAATATCCTGGCCGAAGATCGGCTGGCGGTGGCCATGGTCGGCTCCCGGGACGCCAGCGGCTACGGCCTGGCGGTGGCCAACCGTTTGGCGGCCGGCCTGGCCGGTTGCGGCGTCGCGGTGGTCAGCGGCCTGGCCCGGGGCATCGACGGCGCCGCCCATCAGGGAGCCCTGGCTGCCGGCGGCCGCACCCTGGCCGTCCTGGGCTGCGGCCTGGATCGGATCTACCCGCCAGCCCACGCCGCCCTGTTCCGGGAGATCGCCGGCAAGGGGGCGATCGTGACCGAGCTGCCTTTAGGCACCCGCCCCAGTCCCTGGCATTTCCCAGCCCGCAACCGGATCATCAGCGGCTTGGCCCTGGGGGTGGTGGTGGTGGAGGCGTCTGGCCGCTCGGGATCGCTCATCACCGCCACTCTGGCTCTGGATCAGGGACGGGAGGTCTTTGCCGTCCCTGGCCGGGTGGACTCGGCCACCAGCGAGGGGACCCACCGCCTGCTCCAGCAGGGGGCGAAGCTGGTCCAGAACGAGACCGACATCCTGGAAGAGCTCAGGCTGACCGTCGCCGCCCGGAGTACCGTACCGGCGCCGGCCAGCCCGCCGGCACCGGCCAGACCTCGGGAGCAGGAGCGGATCCTCGGCCTGCTGGCCGCCGGGCCGCTGGACATCGATGCCATCATCCACGCCGCCGCCATGCCGGCCGCGGCCGTCAGCGAGGCCCTTTTGCTGCTGGAGCTTGCCGGGCTGGTGACCGTGCTGCCCGGCCGCCGCTACCAGGGGCCCTCGGGACCTGGCCGCGGCAAGACCTGATCATCCCCGGGCCGGCGCCACACCGGCCGCCAACGTGATCCCATGGGAAAATCCCTCGTCATCGTCGAATCGCCGGCCAAGGCCCGCACCCTGCAAAAATATCTGGGCCGGGACTTCCTGGTGAAGGCCTCGGTGGGCCATGTCATCGACCTGCCCCCGCGGGCCCTGGGGGTGGACATCGAGCACGACTTCACGCCCCAGTATGTGACCATCAAGGGCAAAGGGCCGGTCATCAAGGACCTGCAAAAGGCAGCCGGCCAGGCCGACACCATCTTCCTGGCCTCGGATCCGGACCGGGAGGGGGAGGCCATTGCCTGGCACATCGCCCAGCTCCTGGCCGCCGCCCGCCGGCCGATCCGGCGGGCGCTCTTCCACGAGCTGACCAAGAAGGCCATCCTGGCCGCCCTGGCAGAAGCGGCCGATCTCAACCAGGACCGCTTCGAGGCCCAGCAGGCCCGCCGGATCCTGGACCGGCTGGTGGGCTACCAGATCTCGCCGCTCCTCTGGGACAAGGTGCGACGAGGGCTGTCCGCCGGGCGGGTCCAATCGGTGGCGGTGCGGATGATCTGCGACCGGGAGGAGGCCATTGAGGCATTCCGGCCCGAGGAGTACTGGACCATCGGCGCCGGCCTGACCGGCCCCAGGCCCCCGGCCTTTGTCGCCCAGGTGGACAAGGAGGCGGGCAAAAAGATCCGCCTGCCGGACGAGACGGCGGCCCTGCGGGTGGTGGCGGATCTGCGACCCGCTACCTTCGTCGTCCGCGACCTCGATCGCAAGGAGAAGAAACGGCACCCCAGCCCGCCTTTCATCACCAGCACCCTGCAACAGGACGCCAACCGCAAGCTGCGCTTCTCCGCCAAGAAGACCATGACCCTGGCCCAGCGCCTCTACGAGGGCATCGAGCTGGGCGATGAAGGCCCGGTGGGCCTCATCACCTACATGCGCACCGACTCGGTGCGCACGTCGGCAGAGGCCATCGCCGAGGTGCGCACCCTCATCGACACCCGGTTCGGGAAGGACCACCTGCCCGGCAAGCCGGTCTTCTACCGGAGCAAGAAGGGCGCCCAGGACGCCCACGAGGCCATTCGGCCCACCCAGGTCGCTCTGACCCCGGAGGAGGTAGCTCCTCTCCTGGATCGGGATCTGGCCGCCCTCTACAGCCTGATCTGGAAGCGCTTCGTTGCTTCCCAGATGGCGCCGGCCCTCTATGATCAGACCGTGATCCTGATCGAGGCCGGCCGCTATGAGCTCAAGGCCACAGGCTCGGTGCTCCGCTTCCCCGGCTTCTTGGCCGTCTACGAGGAGGGCCGGGACGAGGGGGCCGAGGAGGAGGCTGCCCTGCCGCTCCCGGCCCTGGCGAAGGGGGAGACTCTCACCCTTACGGAGCTCACCCCCAAGCAGCACTTCACCCAGCCGCCTCCCCGGTACACGGAGGCCACCCTGGTCCGGGCCCTGGAGGAGAACGGCGTCGGCCGGCCCAGCACCTACGCCACCATCCTGTCCACGATCGTCGACAAGGAATATGTGGCGGTGGAGGAGCGCAAGCTGCGTCCCACCGATCTGGGACGCCTGGTCAACGGGCTTCTCGTCCAGCATTTCCCCGGGATCCTGGACGTGGAATTCACCGCCGGCATGGAAGAGCATCTGGACCAGGTGGAGGACGGCACGAGACCCTGGCTGGCGATTCTGAAGGAGTTCTACGGCCCCTTTGCCGAGAGCCTGGAGCGGGCCCGGGAGGAGATGCAGTCGGTGCGCCGGCGAATCACCCCCACCGGCATCCCCTGCCCCGCCTGTGGCGCCAAGCTGGTGGTCCGCTGGGGCCGCAACGGCGAATTTCTGGCCTGCGAAAACTACCCCACCTGCAAGCACACCGCCGACTTCCAGCGCCAGACCGACGGCACCATCGTCCCCCTGGAGCGACCCTCTCCCGAGCCCAGCCAGGAGATGTGCGACAAATGCGGCCGGCCCATGGTCTTCAAACAGGGCCGCCTGGGCCGCTTCCTGGCCTGCTCTGGCT is a window of Thermodesulfobacteriota bacterium DNA encoding:
- a CDS encoding bifunctional aldolase/short-chain dehydrogenase, with amino-acid sequence MDNRYDEAVAAQLASQYAAEPPELALRVYTSRLLGAEPGLVLHGGGNTSVKGRVTSLLGEEQEVIWVKGSGWDLASIEPQGFAAVDLAYLRRLRALDRLDDEAMVNAFRTHLLDAKAPTPSIETLVHAFLPHAFVDHTHADAILVLTNQPHAAELVSEALGPEVGILPFIMPGFPLAKAVAELYAARPGMEALVLAHHGLFTFGGTAREAYERMIQVVSRAEAFIAARRRPAPALIPGASALDPDLVLPILRGALANPAAGGRRQTWLLAWRHGPEVKAALAHPQAFSLLTTGVVTPDHVIRTKNRPLFLELSGREDEAGTMAAVGGAVAAFRQRYDDYFAAQAQARGRTFVKLDTSPRVILVPGLGLAAAGASLREAGVVADIAERTLVTKTAAAAVGIYQDLDEATIFGMEYWSLEQAKLGRTQPLPLAGKVALVTGGGGAVACGVGRQLLAAGAQLFLADLDAGRLAVVQGELTQRFPAERVATLVMDVTDPASVARGLSAVVAAAGGLDILVPNAGVAHVAPLAELELADLSRLLAVNLVGVFLVMKASIPVFRRQGTGGHVVIISSKNVLAPGAAFGAYSASKAGAHQLGRIAALELAALGVRVNMVNPDAVFAGGAVASGLWETVGPERMRARNLDPAGLREFYRSRSLLKTEVTAEHVGNAVVFFASDLTPTTGASLPVDAGIPEAFPR
- the dnaG gene encoding DNA primase — translated: MSLPVRGHKSVMATSYPSESVRRVKEAADIVEVVAGHVALKRTGGSYKGLCPFHGEKTPSFVVHRERGFYHCFGCGEGGDVIAFVMKQQGLSFPEAVRELAQRFHVPLPAEEAGDDGRERRLRAALYEANRKAAELFRRLLLGPPGAAGRRYLAERGIPGALGERFGLGFVPDRWDTLVKEAPRLGLDPETLLAAGLVSRHETGRLYDRFRGRLIFPIFDPRGRVIGFGGRILGPGEPKYLNSPETLVFDKGRTLFGLCQTQAAIRQAGRCVLVEGNFDLLALVAHGIEAVAAPLGTALTRAHLRLLRSHCQELILLFDADAAGLKAALRAVPLVLAEGFEARVGILPAGEDPDTFVRRHGRAGLEACLAAAQPLPEFVCERLVAEHGLSIAGKGRILGELAPLIRDMAQDPIRRSVLVSHVSDRLKLAPDQVLAAVSRPQPQTLPPPRQSAGRQVDLPLQERELLNFLLACPGELDRLAAAGVGAVFSSAAGRAIWEAMQTVRQQEGCPDWSALTLLLGDGPERILVTAGLAAAPAWTPELAAQAAAEMLTRLERLHLRQERDQILTRIQEAQAAANDRLLAELLKAKMALDLRLASPPGAGGHFH
- the rpoD gene encoding RNA polymerase sigma factor RpoD — encoded protein: MPVRHKDDDEFEEPIPLDDDGGEPAAADADEGAILFESEETAEEMPLVGAFLGADEEGGLALAYGDESTTADGAPLLDALDEGFEEGGEEESRDVDPVKVYLREMGAVPLLTRDEEIEIAKRIESGENRVQNAVLATPLALSRISKLGRRLQAGALGVSDILRGYDDASPARKEERKARFFAQLEEARTLDQERIGLWRQFHQPTAADPGRQKKIRKEIERLSNRIVQIFQEDHFCPTHVSAIVTQLRELARTFESVHTEVLRMRSLDEPSYLEAPPPPSSELLKVLEERHGISFEKFHAILYKIDLGEEEARTARNELVRANLRLVVSVSKRYANRGLQLLDLIQEGNIGLMKAVEKFEYRRGYKFSTYATWWIRQAISRAIADQARTIRIPVHMIETINRLVKVSRDIYQEEGRDPTPEEIAERLEMPVDKVRNILKIARDPISLDSPIGDGEDSFLGDFIEDQESISPIEAATQRGLKEKLRSVLASLTPREERVLRLRFGIDTHSDHTLEEVGRDFCVTRERIRQIEAKALKKLKHPSRTKTLAIFRNN
- the dprA gene encoding DNA-processing protein DprA, with the translated sequence MPSVHDWLTLALVPGMGPVTMRRLLERFGDPAAVLAASRESLAGVPGLKPALAAAIVTQPPRQEADRILARSARLGARILTWEAEDYPENLRTIPDPPLVLHILGNILAEDRLAVAMVGSRDASGYGLAVANRLAAGLAGCGVAVVSGLARGIDGAAHQGALAAGGRTLAVLGCGLDRIYPPAHAALFREIAGKGAIVTELPLGTRPSPWHFPARNRIISGLALGVVVVEASGRSGSLITATLALDQGREVFAVPGRVDSATSEGTHRLLQQGAKLVQNETDILEELRLTVAARSTVPAPASPPAPARPREQERILGLLAAGPLDIDAIIHAAAMPAAAVSEALLLLELAGLVTVLPGRRYQGPSGPGRGKT
- the topA gene encoding type I DNA topoisomerase, producing the protein MGKSLVIVESPAKARTLQKYLGRDFLVKASVGHVIDLPPRALGVDIEHDFTPQYVTIKGKGPVIKDLQKAAGQADTIFLASDPDREGEAIAWHIAQLLAAARRPIRRALFHELTKKAILAALAEAADLNQDRFEAQQARRILDRLVGYQISPLLWDKVRRGLSAGRVQSVAVRMICDREEAIEAFRPEEYWTIGAGLTGPRPPAFVAQVDKEAGKKIRLPDETAALRVVADLRPATFVVRDLDRKEKKRHPSPPFITSTLQQDANRKLRFSAKKTMTLAQRLYEGIELGDEGPVGLITYMRTDSVRTSAEAIAEVRTLIDTRFGKDHLPGKPVFYRSKKGAQDAHEAIRPTQVALTPEEVAPLLDRDLAALYSLIWKRFVASQMAPALYDQTVILIEAGRYELKATGSVLRFPGFLAVYEEGRDEGAEEEAALPLPALAKGETLTLTELTPKQHFTQPPPRYTEATLVRALEENGVGRPSTYATILSTIVDKEYVAVEERKLRPTDLGRLVNGLLVQHFPGILDVEFTAGMEEHLDQVEDGTRPWLAILKEFYGPFAESLERAREEMQSVRRRITPTGIPCPACGAKLVVRWGRNGEFLACENYPTCKHTADFQRQTDGTIVPLERPSPEPSQEMCDKCGRPMVFKQGRLGRFLACSGYPECKSTRALGTGVPCPASDCDGELVARVSKRGKPFFGCNRYPKCTFALWDKPVARSCPACSAPYVVEKVSKDGRRRLRCAQRSCRWSEAVPTSSPDEANAAE